In the genome of Sulfurihydrogenibium subterraneum DSM 15120, one region contains:
- a CDS encoding anaerobic ribonucleoside-triphosphate reductase activating protein: protein MPCFIYDLTPFTLLDYPDNVSAIVWFTGCNFRCDYCYNPDIVFSKEDRITEEQVLDFLKKRVGLLDGVVFCGGEPTFYKNLENFAKKVKNLGFKIKLDTNGTNPDVVQILLEEKIIDYVALDYKAPEYKFKEITKTNTFDRFGKTLEILINSNINFEVRTTVHSDLITEEDVNEIILDLYNRGFRKVYYIQNYIHTPNIGNLGKPSKNFDITKIKKDLINIKFRNFDNV from the coding sequence ATGCCTTGTTTTATTTACGATTTAACACCATTTACATTGCTGGATTATCCTGATAATGTGAGTGCTATTGTTTGGTTTACAGGTTGTAATTTTAGATGTGATTACTGTTATAATCCAGATATAGTTTTCTCAAAAGAGGATAGAATAACAGAAGAACAAGTTTTAGATTTTTTAAAGAAAAGGGTTGGTCTCCTCGATGGAGTTGTATTCTGTGGAGGAGAACCAACTTTCTATAAAAATTTAGAAAATTTTGCAAAAAAAGTAAAAAATTTAGGGTTTAAAATAAAACTTGATACAAATGGAACAAATCCTGATGTGGTGCAAATTTTATTAGAAGAGAAAATTATTGATTATGTAGCTTTGGATTACAAAGCACCAGAGTATAAATTCAAAGAAATTACCAAAACTAATACATTTGATAGATTTGGAAAAACTCTAGAAATTTTGATAAATTCTAATATTAATTTTGAAGTTAGAACAACAGTTCATTCTGATTTGATAACTGAAGAAGATGTAAATGAAATAATTTTAGATTTATATAACAGAGGGTTTCGTAAAGTATATTACATACAAAATTATATCCACACACCAAACATAGGAAATTTAGGGAAACCTTCTAAAAATTTTGATATTACGAAAATTAAAAAAGACCTTATCAATATCAAATTCCGAAATTTTGATAATGTATAA
- the nrdD gene encoding anaerobic ribonucleoside-triphosphate reductase: MVKTAKTKEEILQMLEGKRTKTLQYTRVVGYYRPIESFNKGKKGEFKERVYFKV, translated from the coding sequence ATGGTTAAAACAGCAAAAACAAAAGAAGAGATTTTACAAATGTTAGAAGGTAAAAGAACAAAGACACTACAATATACAAGAGTTGTTGGATACTACAGACCTATAGAAAGTTTTAACAAAGGTAAAAAGGGAGAATTTAAAGAGAGGGTATATTTTAAAGTTTAA